The Flavobacterium jumunjinense genome includes a region encoding these proteins:
- a CDS encoding beta-1,3-glucanase family protein, which translates to MKQTKQKNLSRWKIVFVLLVTALGYGQGPIPFEIKNNSTFNDSELYVAIVGKNYNTGQHVWVNPKTSQIFPMNSSYNTVQGPTPGGNQGPGGNGKYANCFTKLSEISNKTFTLPLIEGCRVFISKGSQMYLYFFGASGAPSGYAGHNPLNPTDPNNGILYEIIELTNNQLGFFGNPSRVDSYKYPIGLELFGANNYQKRVGEIKSHAQIVSLFQNNVPAEFQGCLNTTSGEITAPSKTAPFADGTGGTSVGPYANYMQSYIDAIWSKYKNQDLIFYAGHAGVFKGRIYGEELRVVGQSGGFTGRTGRVQHRPSTQEALEGKGVLDRRLVDGDLDLVIQAQLTAAINRHMVDVTSANPGQQNWYNTAQFYKSNPMNHYAKFWHSYGISVDNLSYGFAYDDVADQSPSLHTNQPTKVIATFGGFYNTNNASNLIQAEDYFAMSGIQTETTTDVGGGLNVGYADAGDWMAYKNINFPTSGFYLIEYRVASAINGAKISSDLNAGAIGLGSVNIPNTGGWQNWQTVSQTVNVNAGTYNFGIFIQNSGVNLNWIKITKTNTLLKTNALAEKIDFTIYPNPVENTLNFKTDLKNSTIQIIDFQRVIYLDLPVFDNKSIDVSSLKPGIYAIVLENEGQKTTKKFVKK; encoded by the coding sequence AAACCCAAAGACAAGTCAAATTTTTCCAATGAATTCATCCTATAATACGGTTCAAGGACCAACACCAGGAGGAAATCAAGGACCAGGAGGAAATGGTAAATATGCAAACTGTTTTACCAAATTAAGCGAAATCTCTAATAAGACTTTTACTTTGCCACTTATAGAAGGTTGTAGGGTTTTTATTTCTAAAGGTTCGCAAATGTATCTATACTTCTTTGGTGCATCGGGTGCTCCTTCTGGATATGCGGGTCATAACCCATTAAATCCAACGGATCCAAATAATGGAATCCTATATGAAATTATAGAATTAACTAACAATCAATTGGGCTTTTTTGGCAATCCTTCTCGTGTAGATTCCTATAAATACCCAATCGGATTAGAGTTATTTGGAGCAAACAATTATCAAAAAAGAGTAGGAGAAATAAAATCTCATGCGCAAATTGTTTCTTTATTTCAAAACAATGTACCAGCTGAGTTTCAAGGTTGTTTGAATACAACATCGGGAGAAATTACAGCCCCATCTAAAACAGCTCCATTTGCAGATGGAACAGGTGGAACATCAGTTGGACCCTATGCAAATTATATGCAATCCTATATTGATGCTATTTGGAGTAAATACAAAAATCAAGATTTGATATTTTATGCAGGTCACGCAGGTGTTTTTAAAGGTAGAATTTACGGAGAAGAATTACGAGTTGTAGGTCAATCTGGTGGATTTACAGGAAGAACAGGAAGAGTACAACATAGACCATCAACTCAGGAAGCTTTAGAAGGAAAAGGAGTATTAGATAGAAGATTGGTTGATGGAGACTTAGATTTAGTTATTCAAGCACAATTAACAGCAGCAATTAACAGACATATGGTTGATGTAACGAGTGCAAATCCAGGGCAACAAAACTGGTACAATACCGCACAATTTTACAAAAGTAACCCTATGAATCATTATGCAAAATTTTGGCATTCATATGGTATAAGCGTTGATAATTTATCTTATGGATTTGCTTATGATGATGTTGCAGATCAATCTCCTTCTTTACATACAAATCAACCAACAAAAGTAATTGCAACATTTGGAGGTTTTTATAATACAAATAACGCTTCAAATTTAATTCAAGCAGAAGATTATTTTGCAATGAGTGGCATTCAAACAGAAACTACTACAGACGTTGGTGGTGGATTAAACGTAGGTTATGCAGATGCAGGAGATTGGATGGCATATAAGAATATTAACTTTCCAACATCAGGTTTTTATTTAATTGAATATAGGGTAGCTAGTGCAATAAATGGAGCAAAAATTTCATCAGATTTGAATGCAGGAGCAATAGGATTAGGAAGTGTAAATATTCCAAATACTGGTGGCTGGCAAAATTGGCAAACTGTATCTCAAACAGTAAATGTAAATGCTGGAACATATAATTTTGGAATCTTTATTCAAAATTCAGGAGTAAATTTAAATTGGATAAAAATCACAAAAACCAATACGCTATTAAAAACGAATGCTTTAGCAGAAAAAATAGATTTTACAATTTATCCTAATCCAGTTGAAAACACCTTAAATTTTAAAACGGATTTAAAAAATTCCACAATTCAAATTATTGATTTTCAAAGAGTAATTTATTTAGATTTACCTGTATTTGATAATAAAAGCATAGATGTTTCAAGTTTAAAACCTGGAATTTATGCAATAGTATTAGAAAATGAAGGACAAAAAACAACTAAAAAATTCGTTAAAAAATAA
- a CDS encoding carbohydrate-binding protein yields the protein MKTKNQYIIYTLFLLLLMNTVFCQNWQLVWQDEFTNTISSDWVFETGNDGWGNNELQNYRRENATVENGNLVITAKKEAIGGSNYTSARMKTYGKKSWKYGKMEARIAMPSFQGIWPAFWMLGDNIYDPNVGWPKCGEIDIMEHVNAGNQIFGTIHWDHNGYVSYGGNTSINDITAFHTYTVEWDENSIKWFIDGAKFHEVNIANGVNSTNEFHQNYFILLNLAVGGNWPGFTIDNNRFPAKMLVDYVRVYQKTTSQPSVLIQAENYSAMNGIQTEPTTDINGGLNVGYADRGDWMAYNAINFPSSGNYLVEYRVASAVNGAKISSDLNAGTIPLGTVNIPNTGGWQNWQTVSQSVNVNSGTYNFGIFIQNSGVNINWIKITKMNSKTDSTVVNDKIEAPLSVYPNPTDSILFFTKEMSQSKVNVVDMKGQIKEYKVEDNSIDVTDLEKGIYQIAIEENQVKTNIRFIKK from the coding sequence ATGAAAACAAAAAATCAATACATAATATATACACTGTTTTTATTACTTTTAATGAATACAGTTTTTTGTCAAAATTGGCAATTGGTTTGGCAAGACGAATTTACGAACACGATCAGTTCCGATTGGGTTTTTGAAACCGGAAACGATGGTTGGGGAAATAACGAACTGCAAAATTACAGACGCGAAAATGCGACTGTCGAAAACGGAAACCTTGTTATTACAGCTAAAAAAGAAGCAATAGGCGGTTCCAATTATACATCCGCAAGAATGAAAACTTACGGGAAAAAATCTTGGAAATATGGTAAGATGGAAGCAAGAATTGCAATGCCATCATTTCAAGGAATATGGCCAGCTTTCTGGATGTTGGGCGACAATATTTACGATCCAAATGTTGGATGGCCTAAATGTGGAGAAATTGATATTATGGAGCATGTAAACGCAGGAAACCAAATATTTGGTACAATTCATTGGGATCATAATGGTTATGTTTCCTATGGAGGAAATACGAGTATAAACGATATTACTGCTTTTCATACATATACTGTAGAATGGGATGAAAATTCAATAAAATGGTTTATTGATGGCGCTAAATTTCACGAAGTTAATATTGCAAATGGTGTTAATAGTACAAATGAATTTCATCAAAATTACTTTATATTATTGAACTTAGCAGTTGGAGGAAATTGGCCAGGTTTCACTATTGATAATAACAGATTTCCTGCAAAGATGTTAGTCGATTATGTTAGGGTCTATCAGAAAACAACAAGTCAACCCTCAGTATTAATTCAAGCTGAAAATTATTCTGCAATGAATGGAATTCAAACGGAACCAACTACTGATATAAATGGAGGATTGAATGTTGGTTATGCAGATAGAGGAGATTGGATGGCATATAATGCTATTAATTTTCCAAGTTCTGGTAATTACTTAGTTGAATACAGAGTGGCTAGTGCTGTAAACGGAGCAAAAATTTCATCCGATTTAAATGCAGGAACAATTCCGTTAGGAACAGTAAATATACCAAATACTGGAGGTTGGCAAAATTGGCAAACAGTCTCCCAATCGGTAAATGTAAATTCTGGAACGTATAACTTTGGAATCTTTATTCAGAATTCGGGTGTAAATATAAATTGGATAAAAATTACAAAAATGAATTCTAAAACAGATAGTACAGTTGTTAATGATAAAATTGAAGCACCTTTATCTGTGTATCCAAACCCAACTGATTCAATACTTTTCTTTACAAAGGAAATGTCTCAATCAAAGGTTAATGTCGTAGACATGAAAGGGCAAATTAAAGAGTATAAAGTTGAAGACAATAGTATAGATGTTACCGATTTAGAAAAAGGGATATATCAAATTGCTATTGAAGAGAATCAAGTAAAAACGAACATTCGATTTATAAAAAAATAG
- a CDS encoding RNA polymerase sigma factor, whose translation MDNRTLSDAILVKKYVEGDESTLAILIERHQSKIYGFIYTKIQDRDICDDVFQDTFIKVIKTLKTKSYNEEGKFLPWVMRIAHNLVIDYFRKSKKMPMQRDTDEYSIFSYLSDSSLDVEKQIITEQIEEDLTKLLDELPDDQKEVIIMRIYQDLSFKEIADSTGVSINTALGRMRYAIMNLRKIIEKNQIILSV comes from the coding sequence ATGGATAATCGTACACTTTCAGATGCAATTCTTGTAAAAAAATATGTTGAAGGAGATGAGTCTACCTTAGCTATTTTAATCGAACGTCACCAATCAAAAATTTACGGTTTTATTTATACTAAAATTCAGGATAGAGATATCTGCGATGATGTTTTTCAGGATACTTTCATTAAAGTAATTAAAACACTTAAGACTAAATCATACAACGAGGAAGGTAAATTTTTACCTTGGGTAATGCGTATTGCTCATAATTTGGTAATTGATTATTTTAGAAAATCTAAAAAAATGCCAATGCAGAGAGATACTGATGAATATTCTATTTTCTCTTATTTATCTGATTCAAGCTTAGATGTCGAAAAACAAATTATCACTGAACAAATAGAAGAAGATTTAACTAAACTCCTTGATGAGCTTCCTGATGATCAAAAAGAAGTGATTATTATGCGTATTTATCAAGATTTAAGTTTTAAAGAAATTGCTGATTCAACTGGAGTTAGTATCAATACTGCATTAGGAAGAATGAGATATGCAATTATGAATCTTAGAAAGATTATTGAAAAAAATCAAATAATTTTGAGTGTTTAA
- a CDS encoding endonuclease III domain-containing protein has translation MTKAEKITFVINTLNELYPEIPVPLDHKDPYTLLIAVLLSAQCTDVRVNQITPLLFAKADNPYDMVKMSIEEIKEIIRPCGLSPMKSKGIHGLSEILIEKYNGEVPQSFEALESFPAVGHKTASVVMSQAFGVPAFPVDTHIHRLMYRWNLTNGKNVQQTEKDAKRIFPEDLWNDLHLQIIWYGREYSPARGWDLEKDIITNTIGRKSVLEEYYKKNAS, from the coding sequence ATGACCAAAGCAGAAAAAATAACATTTGTTATAAATACGTTAAACGAATTATATCCTGAAATACCTGTTCCGTTAGATCATAAAGATCCATATACCTTATTGATTGCGGTTTTACTTTCTGCACAGTGTACAGACGTAAGAGTCAATCAAATAACACCACTTCTATTTGCAAAAGCAGATAATCCATATGATATGGTAAAAATGAGTATTGAAGAAATTAAGGAAATTATTAGACCCTGTGGTTTATCTCCAATGAAATCTAAAGGAATACATGGTTTATCTGAAATTCTAATTGAGAAATATAACGGAGAAGTACCCCAAAGTTTTGAAGCTTTAGAAAGTTTTCCTGCTGTCGGACATAAAACAGCAAGTGTTGTTATGAGTCAAGCTTTTGGTGTACCTGCTTTCCCTGTTGATACACATATTCATCGTTTGATGTATCGTTGGAATTTGACAAATGGAAAAAACGTTCAGCAAACAGAAAAAGATGCAAAAAGAATTTTCCCAGAAGATTTGTGGAACGATTTACACCTTCAAATTATTTGGTATGGTAGAGAATACTCTCCTGCAAGAGGTTGGGACTTAGAAAAAGACATAATAACCAATACAATTGGTCGTAAGTCCGTTTTAGAAGAATATTATAAAAAAAATGCTTCATAA
- the bcp gene encoding thioredoxin-dependent thiol peroxidase, translating to MTTLKKGDKAPNFTGLDQDGNTHTLENYKGKKLVVFFYPKASTPGCTAEACDLRDNYERFQANNYAILGVSADSAKRQANFIVKNELPFPLLADEDKSVIEAFGVWGPKKFMGKEYDGIHRTTFVIDENGIIDEVIEKVKTKAHAEQILK from the coding sequence ATGACAACATTAAAAAAAGGAGATAAAGCGCCAAATTTTACAGGTTTAGATCAAGATGGGAATACACATACATTAGAAAACTATAAAGGTAAAAAATTAGTAGTTTTCTTTTATCCTAAAGCAAGTACACCTGGTTGCACAGCAGAAGCTTGTGATTTAAGAGATAATTACGAACGTTTTCAAGCGAATAATTATGCCATTTTAGGTGTTAGTGCAGACAGTGCAAAACGACAAGCTAATTTTATTGTTAAAAATGAATTACCATTTCCATTGTTGGCAGATGAAGACAAATCTGTAATTGAAGCCTTTGGAGTTTGGGGACCAAAAAAGTTTATGGGCAAAGAATATGATGGAATTCATAGAACTACCTTTGTAATCGATGAAAACGGAATAATTGATGAAGTTATAGAAAAAGTAAAAACGAAAGCACACGCTGAACAAATTTTAAAATAA
- a CDS encoding TonB-dependent receptor, which translates to MITDIRLRGDKVIEQIPSIKDKALRINLNESIYGTFAEIGAGQETVRHFFRAGASSGTIAKAMSAYDKDFSDAIYGIEEDGRYVTESRLQKMLAHENQLTEERLRRDKHPNKIFFSYANTVATIDFAKQYKGHGWVGIKYQVEPDEDYNEITLHIRFKETDAKLQQETLGILGVNLIYGAFYKYNDPKKLLRYLYDHLDKDQLEIDTINFSGPRFADVDNRLMSLQLVKNGMTDAVMFGPDGNNILPAAVLYKKNILALRGSFRPVTKVNMNMYTKSYNMFIEEKKVDPENTFVVFEITLSNLKAEGEIDERDFLDRAELLCSLGQTVMISNFQEYYKVVEYFSNYTKARMGLAMGVNNLVDIFDEKYYRHLSGGILEAFGKLFYRDLKVYLYPMKEEDGTLITSDNLKVHPRMKELYKFFKFNGKVVDITDFDEKNLEIFSREILKMIGNGETGWEEMLPKGIPELIKEHQLFGYQNSN; encoded by the coding sequence ATAATTACAGACATCAGACTAAGAGGTGATAAAGTTATTGAACAAATTCCTTCAATCAAGGATAAAGCACTAAGAATTAATCTAAATGAGAGTATCTATGGTACTTTTGCAGAGATTGGTGCGGGTCAAGAAACGGTTAGGCATTTTTTTAGAGCTGGGGCTTCTTCAGGAACCATTGCAAAAGCGATGTCAGCTTATGACAAGGACTTTAGTGATGCCATTTATGGTATTGAAGAAGATGGTCGATATGTTACAGAAAGTAGACTTCAAAAAATGTTAGCCCATGAAAATCAGTTAACAGAAGAGCGTTTAAGAAGAGATAAACATCCAAATAAAATATTTTTTAGTTATGCAAATACTGTTGCTACAATAGATTTTGCTAAACAATATAAAGGTCATGGATGGGTTGGTATTAAATATCAAGTTGAACCAGACGAAGACTATAATGAAATTACGCTTCATATTCGTTTTAAAGAAACGGATGCTAAATTGCAACAAGAAACTCTTGGTATACTTGGAGTGAATTTAATTTATGGTGCTTTCTATAAATATAATGATCCTAAAAAATTATTACGCTATTTATACGATCATTTAGATAAAGATCAATTAGAAATTGATACTATTAACTTTTCTGGACCTCGTTTTGCCGATGTAGACAATCGTTTAATGAGTCTTCAATTAGTGAAAAATGGTATGACAGACGCAGTAATGTTTGGGCCTGACGGGAACAACATTTTGCCAGCTGCTGTTTTATATAAAAAGAACATCCTTGCTTTAAGAGGTAGTTTTAGACCTGTTACTAAGGTAAACATGAATATGTACACTAAGTCATACAATATGTTTATTGAAGAAAAAAAAGTTGATCCTGAAAACACTTTTGTAGTTTTTGAAATAACACTTTCAAACCTTAAAGCTGAAGGAGAAATTGATGAGCGTGATTTCTTAGACAGAGCAGAATTACTTTGTTCGTTAGGACAAACCGTTATGATTTCTAATTTTCAAGAATATTATAAAGTTGTAGAATATTTCTCTAATTATACAAAAGCTAGAATGGGATTAGCTATGGGTGTAAATAATTTAGTAGATATATTTGATGAGAAATATTACCGTCATTTATCTGGAGGAATATTAGAAGCTTTTGGTAAATTATTTTACCGTGATTTGAAAGTCTATTTATATCCAATGAAAGAAGAAGATGGAACGCTTATTACTTCTGACAATTTAAAAGTGCATCCAAGAATGAAAGAATTATATAAGTTCTTCAAATTTAATGGAAAAGTTGTTGATATTACTGATTTTGATGAGAAAAATCTAGAAATATTCTCTAGAGAAATCCTTAAAATGATAGGAAACGGTGAAACAGGTTGGGAAGAAATGCTTCCAAAAGGAATTCCGGAATTAATTAAAGAACATCAATTATTCGGATACCAAAATAGTAACTAA
- a CDS encoding MBL fold metallo-hydrolase, whose translation MKVYFLGTGTSQGIPVIGSNHSVCLSKDQKDKRLRVSVWIHSDDFSVVIDCGPDFRQQMLQSKCETIDALLITHEHADHTAGLDDIRPFYFKQGDIPVYAHERVLKNLEKRFDYIFALENRYPGAPAILANEVKENENFKVKNYLIEPINALHGSLQVFGYKIKGFVYLTDIKTIEEDQIYKIKKCKVLVINCLREEPHNTHFNLEEALDFISLVQPEKAYLTHISHLLGFHEEVQQKLPKDVYLAYDNLEISI comes from the coding sequence ATAAAAGTTTATTTTTTAGGAACAGGTACTTCTCAGGGTATTCCAGTAATAGGAAGTAACCATTCTGTTTGTTTGAGTAAAGATCAAAAAGACAAGAGATTAAGGGTTTCCGTTTGGATTCATTCCGACGATTTTTCTGTAGTAATTGATTGTGGCCCCGATTTTAGACAACAAATGCTTCAATCTAAATGTGAAACTATTGATGCTTTATTGATAACACATGAACATGCAGATCATACTGCTGGTTTAGATGATATTCGTCCTTTTTATTTTAAACAAGGTGATATTCCTGTATATGCACATGAAAGAGTCTTGAAAAACTTAGAAAAAAGATTTGACTATATTTTTGCCCTGGAAAATAGATATCCTGGTGCTCCTGCAATTTTAGCCAATGAAGTGAAAGAAAACGAAAATTTTAAAGTTAAAAATTATCTTATAGAGCCAATTAATGCATTACATGGTAGTTTACAAGTTTTTGGTTATAAAATTAAAGGTTTTGTATATTTGACAGATATAAAAACGATAGAAGAAGACCAAATCTATAAAATAAAAAAATGTAAAGTATTAGTTATTAATTGTTTGAGGGAAGAACCGCACAATACACATTTTAATTTAGAAGAAGCGTTGGATTTTATATCTTTGGTGCAGCCAGAAAAGGCATATTTAACACATATTAGCCACCTTTTAGGTTTTCATGAAGAAGTACAACAAAAATTGCCAAAAGATGTTTATTTGGCATACGATAATTTAGAAATTTCAATTTAA
- a CDS encoding quinone-dependent dihydroorotate dehydrogenase, with translation MYKLFIRPILFLFDPEKVHHFTFSLIRFLSSIGFSSIFKNIYEIKDTRLETEVFGLKFKNPVGLAAGFDKDAKLYKELSNFGFGFIEIGTLTPKGQEGNPKKRLFRLKEDSAIVNRMGFNNGGVLEAVERLKRNNGVLIGGNIGKNKVTPNEEAVKDYEICFDALFTHVDYFVVNVSSPNTPNLRELQDKKPLTELLQTLQDKNLAMPVTSKGTEKPKPILLKIAPDLTNEQLLDIIDIVNDTKIAGVIATNTTISREGLEAENKKEIGGLSGKPLTNRSTEVIRFLSEKSNKSFPIIGVGGIHTAKDALEKLKAGASLVQLYTGFIYEGPKLIKEINKAILSAKTIS, from the coding sequence ATGTATAAGCTATTCATCAGACCAATTCTTTTTCTATTTGATCCAGAAAAAGTACATCATTTTACATTTTCATTAATTCGTTTTCTAAGTTCAATTGGTTTTTCTTCTATTTTTAAAAATATTTATGAAATAAAAGATACACGATTAGAAACAGAAGTATTTGGATTGAAATTTAAAAACCCTGTAGGTTTAGCTGCTGGTTTTGATAAGGATGCTAAGCTGTATAAAGAGTTGTCGAATTTTGGTTTCGGTTTTATAGAGATAGGTACATTAACCCCAAAAGGGCAAGAAGGAAATCCTAAAAAGAGATTATTTCGTTTAAAAGAGGATAGTGCTATCGTTAATCGAATGGGTTTTAATAATGGAGGTGTTTTAGAAGCTGTTGAGCGATTAAAAAGAAATAATGGTGTATTGATTGGCGGAAACATAGGTAAGAATAAAGTAACACCAAATGAAGAAGCTGTAAAAGATTACGAAATTTGCTTTGACGCTTTGTTCACACATGTAGATTACTTTGTAGTAAACGTAAGTTCCCCTAATACTCCAAACCTTCGAGAGTTGCAAGATAAAAAACCACTTACAGAGTTGTTACAAACATTACAAGATAAAAACTTAGCAATGCCTGTCACTTCGAAAGGAACAGAAAAACCAAAGCCAATTCTATTAAAAATTGCACCCGATTTAACTAATGAACAATTATTAGATATAATAGATATTGTAAACGATACAAAAATTGCTGGTGTAATTGCTACAAACACAACAATTTCTAGAGAAGGACTGGAAGCAGAAAATAAAAAAGAAATAGGAGGGCTTTCAGGAAAACCATTAACCAATCGTTCAACCGAAGTGATTCGTTTTCTTTCTGAAAAAAGCAATAAATCTTTTCCAATAATTGGAGTAGGAGGAATTCACACGGCAAAAGATGCATTAGAAAAGTTAAAAGCAGGTGCAAGTTTAGTTCAGTTATATACAGGTTTTATTTATGAAGGACCAAAATTAATTAAAGAGATAAATAAAGCAATATTAAGTGCTAAAACGATTTCGTAA
- a CDS encoding hydroxymethylglutaryl-CoA lyase translates to MKKVKIIECPRDAMQGIKDFIPTEKKVQYIQSLLRVGFDTIDFGSFVSPKAIPQMQDTAEVLAQLDLSQTKSKLLAIVANTKGAQFASVHPEIKYLGYPFSISENFQMRNTHKTIAESIITLQEILEIADVNNKEVVTYISMGFGNPYGDPWNVDIVGEWTEKLAKMGVKILSLSDTVGSSTPEVIDYLFSNLIPKYPNIEFGSHLHTTPDSWFEKIDAAYKAGCQRFDGAIKGFGGCPMAKDDLTGNMPTEKVLSYFTSNKIDTDCHAISFESSYNEALKIFDNYH, encoded by the coding sequence ATGAAGAAAGTTAAAATAATTGAATGTCCAAGAGATGCTATGCAAGGTATTAAGGACTTCATTCCCACAGAAAAAAAAGTGCAATATATTCAATCTCTTTTGAGAGTTGGTTTTGATACTATAGATTTTGGAAGTTTTGTTTCTCCAAAAGCTATTCCACAAATGCAAGATACAGCAGAAGTTCTTGCACAGCTAGATTTGTCTCAAACAAAGAGTAAATTATTAGCAATTGTTGCCAATACAAAGGGAGCACAATTTGCATCTGTTCATCCAGAAATAAAATATTTAGGTTATCCTTTTTCTATTTCGGAAAACTTTCAAATGCGAAACACACATAAGACAATTGCAGAATCTATAATTACATTACAAGAAATTTTAGAAATAGCAGATGTTAATAATAAAGAAGTAGTAACTTATATTTCAATGGGTTTTGGAAATCCTTATGGAGATCCTTGGAATGTTGATATAGTAGGAGAGTGGACAGAAAAATTGGCAAAAATGGGAGTTAAAATTTTATCTCTTTCCGATACTGTTGGAAGTTCAACTCCAGAAGTTATTGATTATCTTTTTTCAAATTTAATTCCAAAATATCCCAACATAGAATTCGGATCACATTTGCATACAACACCCGATTCTTGGTTTGAAAAAATAGATGCAGCCTATAAAGCAGGTTGCCAAAGATTTGATGGGGCAATTAAAGGTTTTGGTGGTTGTCCAATGGCAAAAGACGATTTAACAGGAAATATGCCAACTGAAAAAGTACTATCCTATTTTACTTCCAATAAAATAGATACAGATTGTCATGCAATTAGCTTTGAAAGTTCTTATAATGAAGCGTTGAAAATTTTCGATAATTATCATTAA
- a CDS encoding DUF4856 domain-containing protein: protein MRLTNYFLGSLSIALFILTSCSDNDDAVQENSLSVPQTYTFERNSATTVDFGGQTSRILMLEELGNYIKGHATAGTVVDVATLENMYTNTNNPFSTSDLNTSGKQLKDKTAASKDYFVNFGGGGSSAEQVEIRSNFEAQFLNANDASQGNVAVAGTAGSYVDGSSTRLFAANGVEPQQILLKGLMGACLMDQVLNNYLSVAVLDEATNRVDNTNKVVVTGKNYTNMEHKWDEAYGYIYGAGGGKFWDSYINQVNADVDFNNVKADIELAFRKGRAAIVANDYAVRDAQIKIIKEQLAKVPAVRAVYYLKSGKAKLITDNGAKAFHALSEAYGFIMALRYTNNPSTDAPYLSKAEVNAILADLEAGTNGFWDVDYLNANIDAMANTIATRFGFTVAQAETVN, encoded by the coding sequence ATGCGATTAACTAATTACTTTTTAGGTTCACTTTCAATAGCTCTTTTCATATTAACATCATGTTCAGATAACGATGATGCTGTGCAAGAAAATAGTTTATCTGTTCCACAAACTTATACATTTGAAAGAAACAGTGCAACAACTGTTGATTTTGGTGGACAAACGAGCAGAATATTAATGTTAGAAGAATTAGGGAATTATATTAAAGGACACGCAACAGCTGGAACAGTGGTAGATGTTGCTACTTTAGAAAACATGTATACAAATACAAATAATCCGTTTTCAACATCAGATTTAAATACTTCAGGAAAACAATTAAAAGATAAAACGGCGGCTTCAAAAGATTATTTTGTAAACTTTGGCGGAGGTGGTTCTTCAGCAGAACAAGTTGAAATAAGAAGCAATTTTGAAGCTCAATTTTTAAATGCTAATGATGCAAGTCAAGGTAATGTTGCAGTTGCAGGTACAGCGGGTTCTTATGTAGATGGATCATCAACACGTCTTTTTGCAGCAAATGGAGTAGAGCCTCAACAAATTTTATTAAAAGGATTAATGGGTGCTTGTTTAATGGATCAAGTGCTTAACAATTATTTAAGTGTTGCTGTTTTAGACGAAGCAACAAATAGAGTTGATAATACTAATAAAGTAGTAGTTACAGGAAAAAATTATACAAACATGGAGCACAAATGGGATGAAGCTTATGGTTACATCTATGGTGCAGGTGGAGGAAAATTTTGGGACAGCTACATTAACCAAGTAAATGCAGATGTTGACTTTAATAATGTTAAGGCAGATATAGAATTAGCTTTTAGAAAAGGTAGAGCTGCAATTGTAGCAAATGATTATGCTGTTAGAGATGCACAAATTAAAATCATTAAAGAGCAATTAGCGAAGGTACCAGCAGTTAGAGCGGTATATTACTTAAAAAGCGGAAAAGCGAAATTAATTACGGATAATGGTGCAAAAGCATTTCATGCACTTTCAGAAGCTTACGGTTTCATCATGGCATTACGTTATACAAATAACCCAAGCACTGATGCACCTTATTTATCTAAAGCAGAAGTAAATGCAATCTTAGCAGATTTAGAAGCTGGAACAAATGGTTTTTGGGATGTGGATTACTTAAACGCAAACATTGATGCAATGGCAAATACAATTGCTACTCGTTTTGGATTTACAGTAGCACAAGCAGAGACAGTTAACTAA